The following coding sequences are from one Nilaparvata lugens isolate BPH chromosome 6, ASM1435652v1, whole genome shotgun sequence window:
- the LOC120352068 gene encoding uncharacterized protein LOC120352068: protein MATSKPLPHELLKCIPRYDGTAYKLPHFISTCEDLQRAYCTDHIVEKEGNHWLLFKTALCHLEGPAEAVAYNNSCSTLTELINSLKQNFADNRPVPELIAEISAMCSFNREHPIDFLNRLEEKRTHVITKYKIDGVSGELLTNLIHQLNATLVNTFVHGVHPTLGSHLQVLQIQNLDDARSKLINDCSIVLNQLNLNRTENRFFQASNTFRTPNYESSYQSQSRQNRNTQNFFQSRQRRFQNNERFYQPHFQQQSFYSPPSSSQPHNFQQSFSSPNFQQQRNLQQQNFQQRFPQQQNFQQRFPQQQNSNFKPSTPINNSSNTVSMRTQRTDPVQKLRNYKSPYEVNYLEEDHLDCQSSEYTQNPIQNMQSQLDTLTESLNKLTDHFLGSGPRYATDPPSDST from the exons ATGGCAACTAGCAAGCCCTTACCACATGAACTTCTCAAGTGCATACCGAGATACGATGGAACAGCTTACAAATTACctcatttcatttcaacttgTGAAGATTTACAGAGAGCTTATTGTACAGATCATATTGTAGAAAAGGAAGGTAATCATTGGCTTCTTTTTAAAACAGCTTTGTGCCACCTAGAAGGACCAGCGGAAGCTGTAGCCTACAACAATAGTTGTTCAACACTAACAGAACTGATAAATAGCTTAAAACAGAACTTTGCAGACAATAGGCCTGTTCCAGAATTGATAGCAGAAATATCAGCAATGTGCTCATTCAATAGGGAACACCCGATAGACTTTCTAAACAGACTAGAAGAAAAACGTACTCATGtaataacaaaatacaaaatagatGGAGTGTCAGGAGAATTGCTAACAAATTTAATACATCAACTTAACGCAACACTAGTGAACACCTTTGTGCATGGAGTCCATCCCACGCTAGGATCCCACTTGCAGgtgcttcaaattcaaaatctagATGATGCCAGAAgcaaattgataaatgattgCAGCATTGTACTGAACCAACTAAACCTAAACAGAACTGAAAACAGATTTTTTCAAGCTTCAAATACATTTAGAACCCCAAACTATGAGAGTAGTTATCAATCACAAAGCAGACAAAACAGAAACACccaaaatttttttcaaagcaGACAAcgtcgattccaaaacaatgaGAGATTTTATCAACCGCACTTCCAACAACAGAGCTTCTACTCGCCACCAAGTAGCTCCCAACCTCACAACTTTCAACAAAGTTTTTCAAGTCCAAACTTTCAGCAACAAAGAAATcttcaacaacaaa ATTTCCAACAACGCTTCCCACAACAACAAAATTTCCAACAACGTTTCCCAcaacaacaaaacagtaatttcAAACCAAGTACTCCGATAAATAACTCATCAAACACAGTATCCATGCGCACTCAGCGAACGGATCCAGTACAAAAATTAAGGAATTATAAGTCTCCATATGAAGTCAACTATCTGGAAGAAGACCACTTAGATTGCCAGAGTAGTGAGTACACTCAGAACCCGATTCAAAATATGCAATCTCAACTTGACACTTTGACTGAATCGCTGAACAAACTAACCGACCATTTTTTAGGGTCAGGCCCCCGATATGCAACGGACCCACCCAGCGATTCGACTTAA